From a region of the Castor canadensis chromosome 7, mCasCan1.hap1v2, whole genome shotgun sequence genome:
- the LOC109675555 gene encoding olfactory receptor 13A1-like, whose protein sequence is MKLWVEIRLIVPEMPLCPRTVSNQTLVTEFILQGFSEHPEYQLLLFSCFLSLYSVALTSNVLIILAITFNPGLHTPMYFFLFNLATMDIICTSSIMPKALKGLLSDKNPISYGGCMAQLYFLTWSASSQLLLLTVMAYDRYAAICHPLHYSTMMSKAFCSVLLAGVWMLCAFNTAIHTGLMMLLNFCGPNVITHFFCEVPPLLLLSCSSTYVNSVMIVLADAFYGILNFLMTIVSYVFIISSILKMQTSEGKQKAFSTCSSHLIVVCMYYSAVFYAYLSPVSSYSAEKSKLTGMLYSM, encoded by the coding sequence ATGAAGCTGTGGGTAGAGATTCGCCTGATAGTTCCAGAAATGCCTCTCTGCCCAAGGACGGTGAGTAACCAGACGCTGGTAACAGAGTTCATCTTGCAGGGCTTTTCAGAGCATCCAGAATACCAGCTGCTCTTATTTAGCTGCTTCCTCTCCCTCTACTCTGTGGCCCTCACAAGTAATGTCCTTATCATCCTGGCCATCACCTTCAACCCTGggctccacacccccatgtactttttcctgtTTAATTTGGCTACTATGGACATTATCTGCACCTCCTCCATCATGCCCAAGGCACTGAAGGGTCTGCTGTCAGACAAGAACCCCATCTCCTATGGAGGCTGCATGGCCCAGCTCTACTTCCTCACGTGGTCTGCATCCTCACAGCTGCTGCTCCTCACGGTCATGGCCTATGACCGATATGCAGCCATCTGCCACCCCCTGCATTACAGCACCATGATGAGCAAGGCATTCTGCAGTGTGCTACTTGCTGGAGTGTGGATGCTTTGTGCCTTCAACACGGCCATCCATACGGGGCTGATGATGCTCTTGAACTTCTGTGGCCCCAATGTGATTACTCATTTCTTCTGTGAGGTCCCTCCTCTGCTACTTCTCTCCTGTAGCTCTACTTATGTGAACAGTGTCATGATTGTCCTGGCCGATGCCTTTTATGGCATATTGAACTTCCTGATGACCATCGTGTCATATGTCTTCATCATCTCCAGCATCCTGAAGATGCAGACTTCAGAGGGGAAGCagaaagccttctccacctgctcTTCCCATCTCATTGTGGTGTGCATGTATTACAGTGCTGTGTTCTATGCCTACTTAAGTCCTGTCTCCAGCTATAGTGCGGAGAAGAGCAAGTTGACCGGCATGCTTTACTCCATGTGA
- the LOC109675559 gene encoding olfactory receptor 6C74-like: MEKLVREESRNRTAVQEFILEGFPAVQHLGSVLLLVHLLAYLASITGSTLIITITWVDHRLHTPMYFLLTSFSFLECCFISTVIPKLLFIFLSGRQKISFAACFTQSFVFLFLGATIFFLMAVLSLDRYLAICKPLHYPTIMNLRVCFLLVTVCSVLGFFFMVIPVIMLSQLSFCGPHVIPHFFCDIGALIHLSCSDTRSTEMMAFGFTSLIILSSLIITIIAYSNIAVTITRLPSAKERQKAFSTCSSHLIVLSLMYGSCVFIYVKPRQRSRLDSNREATLVNTVVTPLLNPVIYTLRNKQVHQALREALSRLKLQK; this comes from the coding sequence ATGGAAAAGCTGGTGAGGGAGGAATCAAGGAATAGGACAGCAGTCCAGGAATTCATCCTGGAGGGCTTTCCTGCTGTCCAGCACCTGGGGAGCGTCCTATTGCTGGTGCACCTGCTTGCGTACTTGGCCTCCATCACGGGAAGCACACTCATAATCACCATCACTTGGGTTGACCATCGCCTGCACACTCCTATGTACTTTTTGCTCAccagtttctcttttttggaaTGCTGTTTTATATCAACTGTCATTCCTAAAttgctgtttatctttctgtCAGGAAGGCAAAAAATATCCTTTGCTGCCTGCTTCACAcaaagctttgtttttcttttcctgggggcaacaatttttttccttatggctgTGTTATCCCTGGATCGGTACCTGGCCATTTGCAAACCTCTGCACTACCCCACCATCATGAACCTGAGAGTGTGTTTCCTCCTGGTCACTGTCTGCTCAGTTTTGGGATTCTTCTTCATGGTGATTCCAGTTATAATGCTTTCCCAGTTATCATTTTGTGGCCCCCATGTCATCCCTCACTTCTTCTGTGATATTGGTGCTCTGATCCATCTCTCTTGTTCTGACACCAGATCTACTGAAATGATGGCCTTTGGTTTCACTTCACTTATCATTTTGTCATctctcatcatcaccatcattgcATACAGCAATATAGCAGTCACTATCACGCGTCTCCCATCAGCCAAGGAGCGGCAGAAAGCTTTTTCCACCTGCTCGTCTCACCTCATCGTCCTCTCTCTGATGTATGGCAGCTGTGTCTTTATATATGTGAAACCAAGGCAAAGGAGCAGGCTGGACTCCAACAGAGAGGCCACGCTTGTGAACACGGTGGTGACGCCCCTGCTGAACCCTGTCATCTACACCCTGCGCAACAAGCAGGTGCACCAGGCTCTGAGGGAGGCTCTGTCCAGGCTGAAGTTGCAGAAATAG
- the LOC109675557 gene encoding olfactory receptor 6C75-like, protein MTVEIRNGTTVPEFALEGFPAVQHLGNVLFLVHLVAYLASITGNTLIITITWADHRLQTPMYFFLSSFSFCECCFITTVIPKLLSIFLLGPQTIHFTSCLAQAFSFLFLGSTIFFLMAVMSLDRYQAICKPLRYPTIMSLRVCFLLVVFCYTLAFIFITGLVLKLSRLSFCGSNVIPHFFCDFGSLIYLSCSDTRSLEMLAFCLAMLIIFTSFIITIIAYGNIVVTIVRLPSAKERQKAFSTCSSHLIVLSLMYGSCVFIYVKPKQRSRLDSNREAALVNTVVTPLLNPVIYTLRNKQVHQALREALSRLKLQK, encoded by the coding sequence aTGACTGTGGAGATAAGGAATGGGACAACAGTTCCAGAGTTTGCCCTGGAGGGCTTTCCTGCTGTCCAGCACCTGGGGAATGTCCTCTTCCTGGTGCACCTGGTGGCATACTTGGCCTCCATCACAGGAAACACACTCATAATCACCATCACCTGGGCTGACCATCGCCTCCAGACTCCTATGTACTTCTTTCTCAGCAGTTTCTCCTTCTGTGAATGCTGCTTCATCACCACAGTTATTCCTAAACTGCTGTCCATCTTTCTTTTGGGACCTCAGACAATTCACTTTACTTCTTGTCTTGCACAAgcgttttcttttttatttcttgggtCAACGattttcttcctcatggctgtGATGTCCTTGGATCGATACCAGGCCATTTGCAAGCCTCTACGATACCCAACCATCATGAGCTTGAGGGTTTGTTTCCTTCTGGTTGTCTTCTGCTATACTTTGGCTTTCATCTTCATCACTGGTCTGGTTCTGAAGCTTTCCCGGTTATCCTTTTGTGGCTCCAATGTCATCCCTCACTTCTTTTGTGACTTTGGCTCCTTAATTTATCTCTCCTGTTCTGACACCAGATCTCTTGAAATGCTGGCTTTTTGTCTCGCTATGTTGATCATTTTTACATccttcatcatcaccatcattgcGTACGGCAACATAGTAGTCACAATTGTGCGTCTCCCGTCAGCCAAGGAGAGGCAGAAAGCTTTTTCCACTTGCTCCTCTCACCTCATTGTCCTCTCTCTGATGTATGGCAGTTGTGTCTTTATATATGTTAAACCAAAGCAAAGAAGCAGGTTGGACTCCAACAGAGAGGCTGCCCTTGTGAACACTGTGGTGACACCCCTGCTGAACCCTGTCATCTATACCCTGAGAAACAAGCAGGTGCACCAGGCTCTGAGGGAGGCTCTGTCCAGGCTGAAGTTGCAGAAATAG